One segment of Pontibacter akesuensis DNA contains the following:
- a CDS encoding S8/S53 family peptidase produces MKQLLSLVVALVLFAGTALAQATVDKELKQLLQGTTGSLQVIVTFHGDGAPSAANLAVLSSLGITKGVSFKSLPIAGVLATAAQVQGLADNPAVKSVYLNKELSYFNYNGTSLTGVQRLRGDKVMTARNNGMPVSGKGVGVMINDSGVDGTHDDIKLGTHLVQNVMGTTNLNSLDAMLPVTWLENVPNTDTNSGHGTHCAGSVGGNGSRSGGLYEGAAPGADLIGYGSGGALFILDAIGGYDYALTHQYEYGIRVISNSWGTSGDFDPANPVNVASKKAYDRGIVSVFAAGNEGPGSDTHNPYAIAPWVISVGAGDKYGRLAEFSSRGVKGEGGTFVIDGETWTYENRPTIVAPGVDIISTRVVAPVTSLSAQQDVEGLEPAHVPFYAHMSGTSMATPLTAGIVALMLEANPSLSPAEVKNIIQKTATNMPNRESWEVGAGYVNAYAAVDYIFRSVPFGTALNLNRKFNSSINTAKEVQNFTIDYNPLLAANNQMTFNVAEGTTGFEAKITSGGLAGLTGNPVNLILFSPDGKEYRSGIPVLFAQTFDRGMAVASPMPGTWTLKIEGLQGVALPEAISGTITSMQLTGTTGLSDIVGHPAEASIKMAVSARLADGVGTGYKPDEPLKRIQLADYLMMGQAVRQFFPTDGAVTFRDVSGNELLLAESVTAKGAALRDRMHAYNGVMLKDGSGKFNPKGAVNRAHLAYSLVQSLGLQEYALERNGKAVTVTVNGKKIAVEDAKDIPAGLEGYVSVALDMGLINAFYSVTQGPYDLLPQMHATFKPLQNVTRGEFAVIITRTHTNWEATTQPVASTSTTSEMQAASALWEKSFSYPNPFNGVATINYGLAQDGFVSVEVFDVLGNKVQTLVAENKTAGKHSLKFDGSNLPAGTYVYRVKAGDKVYSNRMVLVR; encoded by the coding sequence ATGAAACAACTCTTATCTCTCGTTGTGGCACTTGTCCTGTTTGCAGGTACAGCGCTGGCACAGGCAACCGTTGACAAGGAACTGAAGCAGCTCTTGCAAGGCACCACCGGCTCGCTCCAGGTTATTGTCACCTTCCATGGCGACGGGGCTCCTAGCGCAGCCAATTTGGCTGTTCTAAGCTCACTCGGTATCACCAAAGGAGTCTCTTTTAAATCGCTTCCGATAGCTGGTGTTCTAGCTACCGCCGCACAGGTGCAGGGCCTGGCCGATAACCCTGCTGTAAAGTCCGTTTACCTGAACAAAGAGCTTAGCTACTTCAACTACAATGGCACCAGCCTAACGGGTGTGCAGCGGCTTAGAGGCGATAAAGTGATGACAGCCCGCAACAACGGCATGCCTGTTTCGGGCAAGGGCGTGGGTGTGATGATCAACGACAGTGGCGTGGATGGAACGCACGACGACATTAAGCTAGGCACGCACCTGGTACAGAACGTAATGGGCACCACTAACCTGAACAGCTTGGATGCGATGCTACCGGTAACCTGGCTCGAGAACGTGCCGAACACCGACACCAACTCCGGCCATGGAACGCATTGCGCAGGCAGCGTGGGCGGCAACGGCTCCAGATCGGGTGGCCTTTATGAAGGTGCAGCACCCGGCGCTGACCTGATCGGTTACGGCTCAGGCGGCGCGTTATTTATTCTTGATGCGATTGGCGGGTATGATTATGCCCTGACGCACCAGTATGAGTATGGCATCCGCGTGATCAGCAACTCCTGGGGTACTTCCGGTGATTTTGATCCAGCCAACCCTGTGAACGTCGCTTCAAAGAAGGCGTATGACCGCGGCATTGTTTCTGTATTTGCGGCTGGCAACGAAGGTCCTGGATCAGACACGCATAACCCTTACGCCATTGCGCCATGGGTAATCTCTGTAGGTGCCGGCGATAAGTATGGCCGCCTGGCTGAGTTCTCTTCCAGAGGCGTGAAAGGGGAAGGTGGCACGTTTGTGATAGACGGCGAAACCTGGACGTATGAGAACAGACCAACCATCGTAGCTCCCGGCGTGGATATCATCTCTACCCGTGTGGTGGCTCCGGTTACGTCTTTAAGCGCCCAGCAGGACGTAGAGGGACTTGAGCCTGCACACGTACCTTTCTATGCGCACATGAGTGGTACTTCCATGGCTACGCCGCTTACAGCGGGTATCGTGGCGCTGATGCTGGAGGCAAATCCATCGCTTTCACCTGCCGAGGTGAAGAATATCATCCAGAAGACTGCTACCAACATGCCCAATCGCGAGTCCTGGGAAGTTGGCGCCGGTTATGTGAACGCCTATGCCGCTGTCGACTACATCTTCAGAAGCGTACCGTTTGGCACAGCGCTCAACCTAAACAGAAAGTTCAACAGCAGCATCAACACGGCCAAGGAAGTGCAGAACTTCACTATCGACTACAACCCGCTCCTGGCGGCTAACAACCAGATGACGTTCAACGTGGCGGAAGGCACAACCGGTTTCGAAGCCAAAATCACCTCTGGTGGATTGGCCGGATTGACAGGCAACCCAGTAAACCTGATCCTGTTCTCCCCGGATGGAAAAGAGTACCGCTCCGGCATTCCGGTGCTGTTCGCACAGACGTTTGATAGAGGCATGGCAGTAGCTTCGCCAATGCCCGGAACCTGGACACTGAAGATTGAGGGACTGCAGGGCGTCGCATTGCCAGAGGCTATCTCGGGCACTATTACCAGCATGCAGCTTACGGGCACCACCGGCCTAAGCGACATTGTGGGGCATCCGGCAGAGGCATCAATCAAAATGGCGGTAAGCGCCCGTCTGGCCGATGGCGTGGGAACAGGCTACAAGCCGGACGAGCCGCTGAAGCGCATTCAGTTAGCAGATTACCTGATGATGGGACAGGCCGTGCGCCAGTTCTTCCCAACTGACGGAGCGGTAACCTTCAGAGACGTAAGCGGAAACGAGCTGTTACTGGCTGAATCGGTAACGGCAAAGGGAGCAGCGCTCCGTGACCGCATGCACGCTTACAATGGCGTAATGCTGAAAGATGGATCAGGCAAATTCAACCCTAAAGGCGCCGTTAACCGCGCACATTTAGCTTACTCGCTGGTGCAGAGCCTGGGCCTGCAGGAGTATGCCCTGGAGCGCAATGGCAAAGCTGTAACGGTAACTGTTAATGGAAAGAAGATTGCCGTTGAGGATGCCAAAGATATTCCGGCTGGCCTGGAAGGGTACGTGAGCGTGGCACTGGATATGGGCCTGATCAACGCCTTTTATTCTGTAACACAGGGGCCGTACGACCTGCTGCCACAAATGCACGCTACCTTTAAGCCGCTGCAGAACGTAACCCGTGGCGAGTTCGCTGTGATTATCACGCGCACGCACACCAACTGGGAGGCAACCACGCAGCCAGTAGCTTCTACTTCTACTACATCTGAGATGCAGGCCGCATCGGCGCTGTGGGAGAAGAGCTTCTCTTACCCTAACCCGTTTAATGGCGTGGCAACCATCAATTATGGACTGGCGCAGGATGGCTTTGTGTCGGTAGAGGTGTTTGATGTGCTGGGCAACAAAGTACAGACGCTCGTTGCCGAAAACAAAACGGCAGGCAAGCACAGCCTGAAGTTTGACGGCAGCAACTTGCCTGCAGGCACCTACGTGTACCGCGTGAAGGCTGGCGACAAAGTATACTCCAATAGAATGGTATTGGTGCGCTAA